A single window of Paenibacillus sp. FSL H8-0537 DNA harbors:
- a CDS encoding iron ABC transporter permease has product MLSSLFKNYVWLGMGLALALLGMLVLAPLLIVFGTSLYTDQKLDLLAPLQIIRQSELSEVLFNSIWLGLCVIAATTVLAFPLAWVMAKTPLRRHKWLDIVLLIPFMTPPYIGSMGWMLFMQTNGYMEQFIPASSAITPAFFSFGGMVAIMSLHLFPFLYLLLRNALLQIGGSMEEAAAVHGGGFLYRLRRIVLPLLLSSYVMGSLLIFVKTIAEFGTPATFGRKIGFYVMTSEIHKYISSWPIDFGKATSLASVLLAACLVMWYIQSTISSRFSYRLVGGKGAIKQTATMSRWGRILCWLYIAVLLIASIGIPYFSIITASLLKLRGVGLAWDNLTLQHYVELLTPGSSSLDALLNSFGLSIVASTIAVVLGTWFALTVQRSRTPGQKLVDLFSLLPNTVPGIVIVVGLILLWNAKWMPIPLYNTYGMVVLTYVILFLPYTVQYVKASYGQIDPMLLQAGQVFGGRKLYVLRRILLPLLLPGMLAGWMMTFTISNRELVASLLVLPPSMKTSATYIFAQFEQGEVSMGMAMAVITVGVTTILLLAMNVFSSQQKVE; this is encoded by the coding sequence ATGTTATCCTCTTTGTTCAAAAACTATGTTTGGCTCGGCATGGGACTGGCGCTGGCTCTTCTCGGGATGCTGGTACTCGCGCCTCTGCTGATCGTATTCGGCACGAGCTTATATACCGACCAGAAGCTGGATTTGCTGGCACCGCTGCAAATCATTAGGCAGAGCGAGCTTAGCGAGGTGCTGTTTAACTCGATTTGGCTGGGACTATGCGTCATCGCGGCGACGACAGTGCTTGCTTTCCCGCTGGCTTGGGTTATGGCAAAGACGCCGCTGCGCCGCCACAAGTGGCTGGATATCGTGCTGCTCATCCCCTTCATGACGCCGCCTTACATCGGGTCGATGGGCTGGATGCTGTTCATGCAGACGAATGGCTACATGGAGCAATTCATTCCGGCATCCTCGGCCATCACCCCCGCCTTCTTCAGCTTTGGCGGCATGGTGGCGATTATGAGCCTGCATTTATTTCCGTTTCTGTATTTGCTGCTGCGCAATGCGCTGCTGCAAATCGGCGGAAGCATGGAGGAAGCGGCAGCGGTACATGGCGGCGGCTTCCTGTACCGCTTGCGGCGCATCGTGCTGCCGCTGCTGTTGTCCAGCTACGTCATGGGCAGCCTGCTCATTTTTGTAAAAACGATTGCCGAGTTCGGCACACCCGCGACCTTTGGGCGCAAAATCGGCTTTTACGTCATGACCTCGGAAATCCATAAATATATTTCCAGCTGGCCGATTGATTTTGGCAAGGCGACTTCCCTTGCTTCGGTGCTGCTCGCGGCTTGCCTTGTGATGTGGTACATCCAAAGCACGATTAGCAGCCGCTTTTCCTATCGTTTAGTCGGCGGCAAGGGCGCCATCAAGCAGACTGCAACGATGAGCCGCTGGGGCCGGATATTGTGCTGGCTGTACATTGCGGTACTGCTCATTGCCTCCATCGGCATTCCTTATTTTTCGATTATTACGGCATCCCTCTTGAAGCTGCGCGGCGTCGGCCTCGCATGGGACAATTTGACGCTTCAGCATTATGTGGAGCTGCTTACGCCGGGTTCTTCCAGTCTGGATGCGCTATTGAACAGCTTCGGCCTGTCGATTGTCGCTTCCACGATTGCCGTCGTGCTGGGCACATGGTTCGCCCTAACGGTGCAGCGTTCACGTACGCCGGGACAGAAGCTGGTTGATCTGTTCAGCTTACTGCCGAATACAGTGCCGGGCATCGTTATCGTCGTAGGTTTGATTTTGTTATGGAATGCGAAGTGGATGCCGATTCCGCTTTACAATACATACGGCATGGTGGTGCTAACGTATGTCATCTTGTTCTTGCCTTACACTGTGCAGTATGTGAAAGCGAGCTACGGGCAAATCGACCCGATGCTGCTGCAGGCGGGCCAAGTGTTTGGAGGGCGCAAGCTATATGTGCTGCGGCGGATTTTGCTGCCGCTGCTGCTGCCCGGCATGCTGGCGGGCTGGATGATGACGTTCACGATATCCAATCGGGAGCTTGTGGCGTCGCTGCTCGTCCTGCCGCCTTCGATGAAAACGTCGGCGACCTATATTTTTGCCCAGTTTGAGCAGGGAGAGGTGTCGATGGGGATGGCGATGGCCGTCATAACGGTCGGCGTCACAACCATACTGCTGCTGGCGATGAATGTTTTTAGCTCACAACAGAAAGTGGAATAG
- a CDS encoding ribonuclease J, translating to MNNRTENKLSIFALGGVGEIGKNMYAVQYANDIIVIDCGSKFPDEELLGIDIIVPDISYLIENKDKVRALLITHGHEDHIGGLPYILKQLSLPVYASRLTMGLIEGKLKEAGLLGATERHLIHAESELKFGTLTASFFRTNHSIPDSLGVVLDTPEGVVVHTGDFKFDQTPVNDHHADLHRMADIGRKGVLALLSESTNAERPGFTPSERNVGANFIDAFRKAERRVIVSTFASNVYRLQQVIDAGVATNRKLAIIGRSMVNMITIASELGYLNIPDGMLIETNEVNRYADNQVVILCTGSQGEPMSALTRMARSNHRQIEILEGDTVIISATPIPGNERSIGRTVDELFRLGANVIYGQGAATGMHVSGHASQEELKLMLHLMAPKYFIPIHGEYRMQLHHKKLAEAVGVAKENIFLVDNGEVVEIANGQARKAGKVSSGNTYIDGLGIGDVGNIVLRDRKHLSQDGILVVVVTISKQDKTIKSGPDIISRGFVYVRESEGLLDEAGRIVSRTITKSISDNVNQWTTLKSNVKDALGRFLYEQTKRKPMILPIIMEV from the coding sequence TTGAATAACAGAACAGAAAACAAACTATCCATTTTTGCCTTGGGCGGCGTAGGTGAAATTGGGAAAAATATGTACGCAGTACAATACGCTAACGATATTATTGTCATTGATTGCGGTTCCAAGTTTCCCGATGAAGAGCTGCTGGGCATCGATATTATCGTGCCGGACATTTCTTATCTAATCGAGAACAAGGACAAGGTCAGAGCGCTGCTAATTACGCACGGCCATGAAGACCACATCGGTGGATTACCTTATATTTTGAAGCAGCTTAGCCTGCCTGTCTACGCAAGTCGTCTGACAATGGGACTGATCGAAGGCAAGCTGAAGGAAGCCGGCCTGCTGGGCGCAACGGAAAGACATTTGATTCATGCAGAATCCGAGCTGAAATTCGGGACGCTAACTGCAAGCTTTTTCCGTACGAACCACAGTATTCCGGATTCCCTCGGTGTTGTACTGGATACGCCTGAAGGTGTCGTTGTACACACAGGCGACTTCAAGTTTGATCAGACGCCGGTTAATGATCACCATGCTGATCTTCACCGCATGGCTGATATTGGCCGCAAAGGCGTACTGGCGCTTCTATCGGAGAGCACAAATGCAGAGCGTCCGGGCTTCACGCCTTCGGAAAGAAACGTCGGAGCGAACTTCATAGACGCTTTCCGCAAAGCAGAGCGCCGTGTTATCGTATCGACGTTCGCATCGAACGTATACCGTTTGCAGCAAGTTATTGACGCGGGTGTCGCAACGAACCGCAAGCTGGCGATTATTGGCCGCAGTATGGTCAATATGATTACGATTGCTTCTGAGCTAGGCTATTTGAATATTCCTGACGGTATGCTTATTGAAACGAATGAAGTGAACCGTTATGCTGACAATCAGGTCGTTATTTTGTGCACGGGCAGCCAAGGCGAGCCAATGTCGGCGCTTACGCGTATGGCACGTTCCAATCACCGCCAGATTGAAATTCTGGAAGGAGATACGGTCATTATTTCCGCTACGCCGATTCCAGGCAACGAGCGGAGCATTGGCCGTACTGTAGACGAGCTGTTCCGCCTTGGCGCGAACGTTATCTACGGTCAGGGCGCTGCTACAGGCATGCATGTATCCGGCCATGCCAGCCAAGAAGAGCTGAAGCTGATGCTTCATCTGATGGCTCCAAAATATTTCATTCCGATTCACGGCGAATACCGGATGCAGCTTCACCACAAGAAGCTTGCTGAAGCAGTAGGCGTCGCGAAGGAAAATATTTTCCTTGTCGATAACGGCGAGGTGGTCGAAATTGCGAATGGCCAAGCACGCAAAGCGGGCAAAGTTTCGTCTGGCAATACGTATATCGATGGCCTGGGCATTGGCGATGTCGGCAATATTGTTTTGCGCGATCGCAAGCATTTGTCGCAGGACGGCATTCTCGTTGTCGTAGTAACAATCAGCAAGCAGGATAAAACAATCAAGTCAGGTCCGGATATTATTTCGCGCGGTTTCGTCTATGTACGTGAATCGGAAGGTCTGCTCGACGAAGCAGGCCGCATTGTATCCCGCACCATTACTAAATCAATTAGCGACAACGTCAATCAATGGACGACGCTAAAATCTAATGTAAAAGACGCGCTCGGACGATTCTTATATGAGCAAACGAAAAGAAAGCCGATGATTCTTCCGATCATCATGGAAGTTTAA
- a CDS encoding helix-turn-helix domain-containing protein, whose protein sequence is MIDEGNKPQLRHAIFYRLTAIQYWNVENGQEQVLPTADDHIIMIVTGGAGTLYVNGEGERHALGRGACFIFGPGTRMEFAAGGFERGEEELSFYYLAFDGIGAEPTSVPFPCLGEVSCKPFSYCMSELQALHDKREVEDELEAFRHDIRFQQLLLFIMQQNLPLRTESGERRAMEQSIAHIRQNFREELTVDKLADHAGMMRWRYSRLFKELTGEIPLHYLNEVRVEQAKKLLASTDDRLFRIAQSVGYSNEYYFSRRFKQSVGLTPGQYRRHQRENIRVFAPFIEDYLLALGIRPIMQFSHDHWGRQEYLGLDDVPEFNVDTDNEATLSGFAPEFILMDAGIERWGMDKLASLAPSIQLSYKGEEWRSTLHNIADLLGKAEEVSPVIADYENKAAAAKAKLLRAVKRQTVACLRLSADRVQLYGGPDHGYTGPVLYRDLGLSPHSLVEKLAKGLRFVELSMEELALLDAEHLFITIDTIAGRQIELLQSPLWRSLPAVRNGSVYEVDFLSWMNYGVLSHHRKIDDVLRALC, encoded by the coding sequence TTGATCGACGAGGGAAATAAGCCGCAGCTGCGCCATGCGATATTCTATAGGCTGACTGCTATACAATATTGGAACGTAGAAAATGGACAGGAGCAGGTGCTGCCCACCGCTGATGACCATATCATCATGATAGTGACGGGTGGAGCTGGAACGCTTTACGTAAATGGAGAGGGAGAGCGGCATGCTCTGGGCCGTGGAGCCTGTTTTATTTTTGGCCCGGGTACGAGGATGGAGTTTGCAGCTGGTGGATTTGAGCGCGGAGAGGAGGAACTGTCGTTCTACTACCTTGCCTTTGATGGAATTGGAGCGGAGCCGACGTCTGTCCCTTTTCCTTGTCTGGGCGAGGTTTCCTGCAAGCCCTTCTCCTATTGTATGAGTGAGCTTCAGGCGCTCCATGATAAGCGGGAAGTGGAGGATGAGCTGGAGGCTTTCCGTCATGATATCAGATTTCAGCAGCTTCTATTATTCATCATGCAGCAAAACCTGCCTCTGCGCACAGAAAGCGGCGAAAGGCGAGCGATGGAACAGTCGATTGCCCATATTCGGCAAAACTTCCGGGAAGAGCTGACGGTAGACAAGCTTGCCGACCATGCAGGCATGATGCGCTGGCGCTATTCCCGTCTATTCAAGGAGCTGACGGGCGAAATTCCGCTGCATTATTTGAACGAGGTACGTGTAGAGCAGGCGAAAAAGCTGCTGGCAAGCACGGATGATCGGCTGTTTCGCATCGCGCAAAGCGTCGGCTATAGCAATGAATATTATTTTAGCCGCCGCTTCAAGCAGTCCGTTGGCCTTACACCGGGCCAATATCGCCGCCATCAGCGGGAAAATATTCGGGTCTTTGCACCTTTTATCGAGGATTATTTGCTGGCGCTTGGCATCAGGCCTATTATGCAATTCAGCCACGATCATTGGGGGCGGCAGGAATATCTTGGTCTTGATGATGTGCCAGAATTTAATGTGGACACCGATAACGAAGCGACCCTATCTGGCTTCGCGCCGGAATTTATTTTGATGGATGCGGGCATTGAACGGTGGGGCATGGACAAGCTTGCCAGCCTTGCACCGAGTATCCAGCTTTCCTATAAAGGCGAGGAATGGCGTTCAACGCTGCATAACATTGCGGATTTGCTCGGGAAGGCTGAGGAAGTAAGCCCTGTTATTGCTGATTATGAAAATAAAGCGGCTGCCGCCAAGGCAAAGCTGCTGCGGGCGGTGAAGCGGCAAACGGTCGCCTGTTTGCGTTTGTCGGCCGATAGAGTGCAGTTGTATGGCGGTCCTGACCATGGCTACACCGGCCCGGTGCTTTACCGCGATTTAGGGCTGAGCCCTCATTCACTCGTAGAAAAGCTGGCTAAAGGTTTGCGGTTCGTTGAGCTGTCAATGGAGGAGCTGGCGCTGCTTGACGCCGAACATCTGTTTATTACCATTGATACGATTGCGGGCAGGCAAATCGAGCTGCTGCAATCGCCGCTCTGGCGGTCGCTGCCCGCCGTGCGAAATGGCAGCGTATATGAAGTCGATTTTTTGTCGTGGATGAATTATGGCGTGCTTTCCCATCATAGAAAAATTGATGATGTGCTGCGCGCATTGTGTTAA
- a CDS encoding YIP1 family protein, producing MQQGNWKYWFRVWIHPRQTIRHFLKHPGPFWPLVVIALFSGIFQFLDTGADNEWGNHIYLGLLLLLAVLVGAPLGIGGLFLSGVLYKWVGSWFGGTATRHQMYIAFARGVLAPSVLIGLLWIPQFVLLGRRSFTDTLVYSGGLASGLDLPGGVLMALSLLFAIIKIGLSIWVFIIMLHAVGEAHQFSAWRSLGVSLIIMFAVFALVMILVLPFLVIGIIAN from the coding sequence ATGCAGCAGGGAAATTGGAAATATTGGTTTCGAGTGTGGATTCATCCTCGTCAGACGATTAGGCATTTTCTCAAGCATCCGGGGCCATTTTGGCCGCTTGTTGTAATTGCTTTATTCAGCGGCATCTTTCAATTTTTGGATACCGGCGCGGATAATGAGTGGGGTAATCATATTTATTTGGGCTTGCTATTGCTGCTGGCGGTTTTAGTTGGCGCACCGCTTGGAATCGGGGGATTATTTTTATCCGGCGTTTTGTATAAATGGGTGGGCTCATGGTTCGGCGGCACTGCCACCAGGCATCAGATGTACATTGCATTTGCCCGTGGCGTTTTGGCGCCTTCCGTATTAATCGGACTGCTTTGGATTCCGCAGTTTGTGCTATTAGGAAGAAGAAGCTTTACCGATACGCTTGTATATTCGGGTGGACTGGCCTCGGGGCTTGACCTTCCAGGCGGCGTGCTGATGGCTCTCAGCCTACTGTTCGCGATTATTAAAATTGGTTTGAGCATTTGGGTGTTCATTATTATGCTGCATGCGGTCGGCGAGGCCCATCAGTTTTCAGCTTGGCGTTCACTTGGCGTTTCATTAATCATTATGTTCGCCGTATTCGCGCTTGTAATGATTCTTGTATTGCCTTTTTTAGTCATTGGCATTATCGCAAATTAG
- a CDS encoding N-acetyltransferase family protein: MAEETYRIRDAVQEDLSGIVAIYNSTVASRQVTADLEPSTVEAKQAWFDEHAPDTRPLWVVEEDGELLAWFSFQSFYGRPAYQATAEISIYIAEQHRARGLGSMLLKHALEACPSLHIRTLLGFIFAHNAPSLSLLGKFGFEQWAYMPKVAELDGVERDLVIMGLRVG, translated from the coding sequence ATGGCAGAGGAAACGTATCGTATTCGCGATGCGGTGCAGGAGGATTTGTCCGGCATTGTAGCTATATATAATTCAACGGTTGCATCTCGCCAGGTTACAGCGGATTTGGAGCCGTCAACGGTGGAAGCAAAGCAGGCTTGGTTTGACGAGCATGCGCCGGATACTAGGCCGCTCTGGGTAGTGGAAGAGGATGGAGAGCTGCTGGCTTGGTTCAGCTTTCAGTCATTTTATGGACGTCCGGCTTATCAGGCAACAGCCGAAATCAGTATCTACATTGCCGAGCAGCACCGTGCACGCGGTTTGGGAAGCATGCTGCTGAAGCATGCGCTGGAGGCATGTCCATCCTTGCATATTCGAACGCTGCTCGGCTTTATTTTTGCCCACAATGCTCCTAGCCTGAGCCTGCTTGGCAAGTTCGGGTTCGAGCAATGGGCTTATATGCCCAAAGTGGCGGAGCTGGATGGGGTGGAGCGCGATTTGGTCATTATGGGACTGCGCGTTGGATAA
- a CDS encoding ABC transporter ATP-binding protein, giving the protein MGHIVMNHLEKSFGAVQALRPSSLSIAKGSFTTLLGPSGCGKTTLLRMLAGLETPDGGEIHVNGECYYSKVKRINKPAHQRQFGMVFQDFALWPHMTVFENVAFGLRAAGMKAGLQEAVLGALQTVRLGGMEKRYPHQLSGGQQQRVAFARAIVMKPQLVLFDEPLSALDALLRDEMRAELLHLVKEAGVTALYVTHDQTEAMSMSDEVVVLQGGEILQQGTPEQIYSTPEHPFVARFIGKSNWLMKDKWMLRPEHVRFHEADAEDHRFEAEVRHASYMGDRYEVELEMQENLGTWTAYSPSRLLVGDKVQVYASPEHVHEVVS; this is encoded by the coding sequence ATGGGACATATCGTAATGAATCATTTGGAAAAGTCTTTCGGCGCCGTTCAGGCGCTGCGGCCTTCCAGCCTATCGATTGCCAAAGGCAGCTTTACAACGCTGCTCGGCCCCTCAGGCTGCGGCAAAACGACGCTGCTGCGAATGCTCGCAGGACTTGAGACGCCGGACGGCGGTGAGATTCATGTGAATGGGGAGTGCTACTATTCCAAAGTAAAGCGAATCAATAAGCCAGCTCATCAAAGGCAATTCGGAATGGTGTTTCAAGACTTTGCGCTTTGGCCGCATATGACGGTGTTTGAAAATGTCGCCTTCGGCCTGCGAGCTGCCGGCATGAAGGCTGGTCTTCAGGAAGCGGTGCTAGGTGCGCTCCAGACCGTCCGTCTTGGGGGCATGGAGAAGCGTTATCCCCATCAATTGTCCGGCGGTCAGCAGCAGCGCGTCGCATTTGCCAGAGCGATCGTCATGAAGCCGCAGCTCGTGCTGTTCGACGAGCCGCTCAGCGCATTGGATGCGCTGCTGCGCGATGAGATGCGGGCAGAGCTGCTCCATCTGGTGAAGGAAGCGGGTGTGACGGCGCTTTACGTCACCCATGACCAGACGGAGGCGATGAGCATGTCGGATGAGGTTGTCGTGCTGCAAGGCGGCGAGATTTTGCAGCAAGGGACGCCGGAGCAAATATACAGCACCCCGGAGCATCCCTTCGTCGCCCGCTTCATCGGCAAGTCCAATTGGCTGATGAAGGACAAGTGGATGCTGCGGCCGGAGCATGTGCGCTTTCACGAGGCGGATGCTGAGGATCATCGCTTCGAGGCGGAGGTGCGGCATGCCAGCTACATGGGCGACCGCTATGAGGTAGAGCTTGAGATGCAGGAGAATCTGGGCACTTGGACGGCCTACTCTCCGTCAAGGCTGCTCGTTGGCGATAAGGTGCAAGTTTACGCCTCGCCGGAGCATGTGCACGAAGTGGTGTCATAA
- a CDS encoding LysR substrate-binding domain-containing protein, which yields MNLLKLKIIELLDKHKKITPVAHELDLKQPTITYHMKSLEQEMGVKLFEARADKMLLTAPGKALLHYAVRINKLAQEAERVVMEYGSLARGKLTIGASYVPATYVLPEVLSDFSKHHPGIEISVLVKPAPIIKEKLWNHDIHLGLISSEPFEQPSLSTHSICEDELVVIFAPTHHLAAYETLNPGLIATANFVLHGEQSSTREMTTRWLNNHRIDLIGPIELDSIEAIKQTVQQGGHIAFISELSVQEEVRKGQLLMRKIPNTRFQRSIYCCYNKDRYDTRLTEQFIDTLHRSFKNSPSPSINYWKN from the coding sequence GTGAATTTATTGAAGCTGAAAATTATTGAGCTGCTCGACAAGCATAAGAAAATTACTCCCGTTGCCCACGAGCTGGATCTCAAGCAGCCGACCATTACCTATCATATGAAAAGCCTGGAGCAGGAAATGGGCGTCAAGCTATTCGAGGCGCGGGCGGATAAAATGCTGCTGACTGCGCCTGGCAAAGCGCTGCTTCATTATGCAGTACGCATCAACAAGCTGGCGCAGGAGGCTGAGCGTGTCGTTATGGAATATGGCAGCCTTGCCCGCGGGAAGCTGACCATTGGAGCGAGCTACGTCCCGGCTACCTATGTGCTGCCGGAGGTGCTGAGCGATTTTTCCAAACATCACCCGGGCATTGAGATTTCAGTGCTGGTGAAGCCCGCCCCTATTATTAAGGAAAAGCTGTGGAACCATGACATTCATCTCGGCCTCATCTCCTCCGAGCCGTTCGAGCAGCCCTCCTTGTCCACGCATAGCATTTGCGAGGATGAGCTGGTCGTTATTTTTGCCCCTACTCATCATCTGGCTGCTTATGAAACGCTTAATCCGGGGCTTATTGCAACCGCAAATTTTGTGCTGCATGGCGAACAGTCCAGCACACGGGAAATGACAACGAGATGGCTGAACAATCACCGCATTGACCTCATCGGGCCCATTGAGCTCGATTCGATCGAAGCCATCAAGCAGACGGTGCAGCAGGGCGGACATATTGCTTTTATTTCAGAGCTTTCCGTGCAGGAGGAGGTTCGAAAGGGGCAACTGCTCATGCGCAAAATTCCTAATACCCGCTTTCAGCGCTCGATTTATTGCTGTTATAACAAGGATCGCTATGATACCCGGCTGACCGAACAATTCATTGATACCCTCCATAGAAGCTTTAAAAATTCTCCGTCCCCATCCATTAATTATTGGAAAAATTAA
- the hisC gene encoding histidinol-phosphate transaminase, translating into MSKFWSPLAASLVPYVPGEQPKDKQYIKLNTNENPYPPSPKVIEAIQAAANEDLRLYPDPTSGALVQSLASYFKVSPSQVFVGNGSDEVLAFAFAAFFDPAKPVLFADITYSFYKVYAEFYGLQADLIPLDEQFRIPLELFNTRENGGIVIPNPNAPTAMLVPVDEFRLILEHNRNQVVIIDEAYIDFGGETAVKLVADYPNVLVIQTLSKSRSLAGLRVGWAIGSEELIDGLNRVKNSFNSYTIDRLALAGAVAAIEDEEYFQDITFKVNQTREQTAVRLRELGFVVTDSTANFLFISHPDQAAETIFGKLREQGVLVRYFKQPRIDQYLRVSIGTDEEMDVFLNVIADIVKP; encoded by the coding sequence ATGAGTAAGTTCTGGAGCCCACTGGCGGCATCGTTAGTGCCTTATGTGCCGGGCGAGCAGCCAAAGGACAAGCAATACATTAAGCTCAACACAAATGAAAACCCGTATCCGCCTTCACCGAAGGTGATTGAGGCGATCCAAGCGGCGGCAAATGAGGATTTGCGCTTATACCCTGATCCTACGAGCGGAGCGCTTGTGCAGTCGCTGGCTTCTTATTTTAAGGTTTCCCCAAGCCAGGTTTTTGTGGGCAATGGCTCCGATGAGGTGCTGGCGTTCGCTTTCGCGGCGTTCTTCGATCCTGCAAAGCCGGTGCTGTTTGCCGATATTACATACAGCTTCTACAAAGTGTATGCCGAGTTTTACGGGCTCCAGGCGGATTTAATTCCACTGGATGAGCAGTTCCGTATACCTCTGGAGCTATTTAATACGCGTGAAAATGGCGGCATTGTTATTCCCAATCCGAATGCTCCGACAGCGATGCTTGTTCCGGTTGACGAGTTCCGCTTGATCCTTGAGCATAACCGCAATCAAGTGGTCATCATTGACGAGGCCTATATTGATTTCGGCGGCGAAACGGCCGTTAAGCTAGTTGCCGATTATCCGAATGTGCTCGTTATTCAGACGCTTTCAAAGTCGCGTTCGCTGGCGGGCTTGCGGGTAGGCTGGGCGATTGGCAGCGAGGAGCTTATCGATGGTCTTAACCGTGTGAAAAATTCGTTCAACTCCTATACGATCGATCGTTTAGCACTTGCGGGTGCTGTTGCGGCTATAGAAGATGAGGAGTATTTCCAAGATATTACATTTAAGGTGAATCAGACTAGAGAACAGACGGCTGTGCGTCTGCGGGAACTCGGCTTTGTCGTGACCGATTCCACAGCCAATTTCCTGTTCATTTCCCACCCTGACCAAGCGGCAGAAACGATTTTTGGCAAGCTGCGCGAGCAGGGCGTACTCGTTCGATATTTCAAGCAGCCTCGCATTGACCAGTATTTGCGGGTAAGTATTGGTACGGATGAGGAAATGGACGTCTTTCTTAACGTAATCGCTGACATTGTAAAGCCGTAA
- a CDS encoding ABC transporter substrate-binding protein, protein MKLAKKGMMLALTAFMGVSLAGCGTAASNGQASSEASASPSAPAASTAAEQPQQTEVKLSGSVVVYSAGPEGLANKIKEGFEAKTGVKVEMFQGTTGKILARMEAEKSNPAVDVLVLASLPAMQGLKEEGILMSYPDAANADKLIADWSDKDGQYFSYSASALGIVYNTKLVQTPPASWADLAKPEWKDKVNIPDPSLSGSALDFISGYLSASGDSGWSLFDSYKQNGVAMAGANQEALDPVITGAKSVVAAGVDYMAYKAKAAGEPVDIVYPKEGSVISPRPAAIVGTTKNADNAKAFIDYLLSDDAQKMVTGAYLLPGRSDVEAKDRASVDEIPTFNVNWQWMNENSDSVTTKFTQLFK, encoded by the coding sequence ATGAAATTAGCTAAAAAAGGCATGATGCTTGCTTTAACCGCTTTTATGGGAGTCAGCTTGGCAGGCTGCGGAACAGCAGCAAGCAATGGACAAGCAAGCAGTGAAGCGTCTGCGTCACCTTCGGCACCAGCCGCTTCTACAGCAGCAGAGCAGCCGCAGCAAACAGAGGTTAAACTGAGCGGCAGCGTAGTCGTATACAGCGCAGGACCAGAAGGACTTGCGAACAAAATAAAGGAAGGCTTTGAAGCGAAGACTGGCGTGAAGGTCGAGATGTTCCAAGGCACAACGGGCAAAATTCTTGCCCGCATGGAAGCGGAGAAATCCAATCCAGCGGTTGATGTGCTTGTGCTTGCGTCACTTCCGGCGATGCAGGGATTGAAAGAGGAAGGCATTTTGATGAGCTATCCGGATGCGGCTAATGCGGACAAGCTGATTGCCGACTGGTCGGATAAAGATGGGCAATATTTCAGCTACAGCGCCTCTGCGCTTGGCATTGTGTACAATACGAAGCTCGTACAGACGCCTCCTGCTTCGTGGGCAGATCTGGCTAAGCCGGAGTGGAAGGACAAGGTTAACATTCCCGATCCATCGTTGTCTGGCTCGGCACTTGATTTTATTTCCGGCTATTTAAGCGCATCGGGCGATAGCGGCTGGTCGCTATTCGACAGCTACAAGCAAAACGGCGTAGCGATGGCAGGCGCGAATCAAGAGGCGCTTGATCCGGTTATTACAGGAGCGAAATCTGTTGTAGCCGCCGGCGTTGATTACATGGCGTACAAAGCGAAAGCGGCTGGCGAGCCGGTTGATATTGTTTATCCAAAAGAGGGCAGCGTTATTAGCCCGCGTCCGGCTGCTATTGTCGGCACGACCAAAAATGCTGACAATGCCAAAGCTTTTATCGATTATTTGCTCTCCGATGATGCTCAGAAAATGGTTACTGGTGCGTATTTGCTTCCAGGCCGCTCGGATGTGGAAGCGAAGGACCGTGCAAGTGTGGACGAAATTCCTACCTTCAACGTGAACTGGCAGTGGATGAACGAAAATAGCGACAGCGTGACGACGAAGTTTACCCAATTGTTTAAATAA